A DNA window from Nitrospira sp. contains the following coding sequences:
- a CDS encoding Paraquat-inducible protein A (MaGe:77308827), whose amino-acid sequence MNGGVMTAAQLGFYGCPICHRVTESIPGATDARCSRCGERLHWRKPNSISRTWALLLTGYLLYIPANILPVMHTDSLFSAQSDTIMSGIVYLWASGSWALAGIVLIASIFVPAAKLAILTFLVLSVQRRSTWDPLDRTKMYRVVEFIGRWSMLDIFVVTISVALVQMHSFATVSVGLGAVAFGAVVVLTMLAAKQFDPRLIWDSQADAPSLRESTDGHS is encoded by the coding sequence ATGAACGGCGGCGTCATGACGGCTGCGCAACTGGGCTTCTATGGGTGTCCGATTTGCCATCGCGTGACGGAGTCCATCCCTGGTGCGACCGACGCGCGGTGCAGCCGGTGTGGGGAGAGGCTGCATTGGCGGAAGCCGAACAGCATCAGCCGGACCTGGGCCTTGTTGCTGACGGGATACCTGTTGTACATTCCTGCCAATATCCTGCCGGTGATGCATACCGACTCGTTGTTCTCCGCTCAGTCCGACACGATCATGAGCGGAATCGTCTATCTCTGGGCCTCCGGCTCATGGGCGCTCGCCGGCATCGTGCTCATCGCCAGTATTTTCGTGCCCGCGGCCAAGCTGGCCATCCTGACTTTCCTGGTGCTGTCGGTTCAGCGCCGGTCGACCTGGGACCCGCTCGACCGGACCAAGATGTATCGCGTGGTGGAGTTTATCGGCCGGTGGTCCATGTTGGACATTTTTGTGGTGACAATTTCGGTGGCGTTGGTCCAGATGCACTCGTTTGCGACGGTCAGCGTAGGATTGGGGGCGGTCGCCTTTGGCGCCGTTGTGGTCCTGACGATGCTCGCGGCGAAGCAGTTCGATCCTCGACTGATCTGGGATTCGCAGGCCGATGCACCTTCCTTGCGAGAGAGCACTGATGGACATTCGTAA
- a CDS encoding hypothetical protein (Evidence 4 : Unknown function but conserved in other organisms; MaGe:77308832): MNHFISTRYAVTTSTGLACILLWGLASLMPWLNAPLAVADSDLRIPKPTDTLLPPPPAPEIPPSVVHLTVNATLEHLDRALAKSVDVHHYHEGEWIPAKTQIDGKPFGYQYYLWRGPQEFKVEGNRVRTTFPDVRYRLQIRVTDAQDRAHTGSCGYGGAEQLHRLRVHADSNLHWKDDWGLHTETRFSEPVFETPCRLAPLDIDATDLVAEFLNEHFPPLAAAIDHVVLAQVETEQRAALIWAALQEPLEIQPGIWLTPRPSEPRAGTLTVDSNRIVHTSVSMAFTPSISVGQKPIVNERPLPPLATGPLDTTGFHLAVPMRIPYGELSNLLGKELIGKTISLPIGSDIRITGMQVYGSHDRLIGAIRVSGGVNGELYLSGQPALADDGQTMVFHRFDFTVDTGNLLVNATNQLMHDKIRSQLLPNTRLDLRDRIHALRNGIERKLSRPLALGTTLDCKVTALKPAALYPVPEGLEVLFIVDGTLTLTTQ; the protein is encoded by the coding sequence ATGAATCATTTCATAAGCACCCGATATGCGGTGACTACATCCACAGGACTGGCTTGCATCCTTTTATGGGGCTTGGCCAGCCTCATGCCGTGGCTCAATGCGCCGCTGGCGGTTGCGGATTCGGACCTCAGGATTCCCAAGCCCACCGACACGCTCCTGCCGCCTCCGCCGGCGCCGGAAATCCCTCCATCGGTGGTGCATCTTACGGTCAATGCCACATTGGAACATTTAGATCGGGCACTCGCCAAATCCGTCGATGTCCATCACTATCATGAAGGCGAATGGATTCCGGCGAAGACACAGATCGACGGCAAGCCCTTCGGCTACCAGTACTATCTCTGGCGAGGCCCTCAAGAATTCAAAGTGGAAGGGAATCGGGTCAGAACGACGTTCCCAGACGTGCGCTATCGATTGCAAATCCGTGTGACGGACGCCCAAGATCGCGCCCATACCGGGTCATGCGGATATGGCGGCGCGGAACAGCTACACCGATTGCGCGTCCATGCCGACTCCAACTTGCACTGGAAAGACGATTGGGGCCTGCATACAGAGACCCGCTTCAGCGAGCCAGTATTCGAAACCCCTTGCCGGCTCGCTCCGCTCGATATCGATGCCACCGACCTTGTGGCAGAGTTTCTCAACGAGCATTTTCCTCCGCTCGCCGCAGCCATCGACCATGTCGTCCTCGCGCAGGTGGAGACAGAACAACGCGCGGCGCTCATCTGGGCCGCGCTGCAAGAGCCGCTCGAAATTCAGCCTGGCATCTGGCTGACACCGCGCCCCTCAGAGCCTCGGGCTGGCACGCTGACGGTCGACAGTAATCGTATCGTGCATACCAGCGTCAGTATGGCGTTCACCCCCTCCATCAGCGTCGGTCAAAAACCGATCGTGAACGAACGTCCGCTCCCTCCCCTTGCCACGGGGCCACTGGACACCACCGGCTTCCACCTCGCGGTTCCGATGCGCATCCCCTACGGTGAACTGAGCAATCTCCTGGGGAAGGAACTCATCGGAAAAACGATCAGCTTGCCCATCGGGTCCGACATTCGAATCACCGGGATGCAGGTCTATGGAAGCCACGATCGTCTCATCGGCGCAATCAGAGTTTCCGGGGGAGTGAATGGCGAGTTGTACTTGAGTGGGCAACCGGCCTTGGCGGATGACGGACAGACGATGGTCTTCCATCGATTCGACTTCACCGTCGACACCGGCAACCTCTTGGTCAACGCAACGAACCAGCTGATGCACGACAAGATCCGATCGCAGCTCCTACCCAATACGCGACTCGACCTGCGAGACCGTATTCATGCGCTTCGAAACGGCATTGAGCGGAAACTGAGCCGCCCGCTGGCACTGGGAACGACACTTGACTGCAAGGTGACGGCGTTGAAACCAGCGGCCCTGTACCCAGTACCCGAAGGCCTGGAAGTTCTGTTCATCGTGGACGGGACATTGACATTGACGACGCAGTAA
- a CDS encoding ABCtransaux domain-containing protein (MaGe:77308825), translated as MMRRIVRAVVVVAVVGATGGCLSSPPTYFYTLSAEAPAGREAAGKTGVRIAIEPTTLSEVVDRPQFVVRSGPNAVSFIEEHRWAEALKRDIPRVLAENLGRILGTEEVWVYPQHRSGPAGYRLAVDLPRFETNNGKDVWLEAFWAIKRALPDGGEQKKQGRSNVRLPVEGEGYGAIASAYSRALAVVSEEIAAAIRSMEPRVP; from the coding sequence ATGATGCGGCGGATCGTGCGCGCGGTCGTGGTAGTGGCGGTCGTTGGGGCGACGGGCGGATGCCTGTCTTCGCCACCGACCTATTTTTATACCTTGAGCGCGGAAGCGCCGGCAGGGCGCGAGGCCGCAGGAAAGACTGGTGTCCGGATCGCGATTGAGCCGACGACGCTCTCGGAGGTTGTCGATCGGCCGCAATTCGTCGTGCGATCCGGGCCGAATGCCGTGTCGTTTATCGAGGAGCATCGATGGGCGGAGGCTCTGAAGCGAGACATCCCTCGCGTCCTTGCGGAGAACCTGGGGCGGATTCTGGGAACCGAAGAGGTCTGGGTCTATCCCCAGCACAGAAGCGGACCGGCCGGGTATCGCCTGGCGGTGGATCTGCCCCGGTTTGAAACGAACAATGGAAAAGATGTCTGGCTGGAAGCGTTCTGGGCGATCAAGCGTGCTTTGCCGGATGGGGGAGAGCAGAAGAAGCAGGGGCGTTCGAACGTCCGTCTTCCCGTAGAAGGCGAAGGGTACGGGGCGATTGCGTCGGCCTACAGCCGCGCGCTCGCCGTCGTGAGCGAAGAGATCGCCGCGGCGATCCGTTCAATGGAGCCGCGCGTTCCGTAA
- a CDS encoding hypothetical protein (Evidence 4 : Unknown function but conserved in other organisms; MaGe:77308829) — protein MTWQLLMSAIVGLILTIAYRLYRKRVHAKQADKLLSDVVKGMDAFRRR, from the coding sequence ATGACCTGGCAACTCTTGATGTCCGCCATCGTGGGGCTGATCCTCACTATTGCCTACCGGCTCTACCGAAAGCGGGTCCATGCCAAACAGGCCGACAAACTCCTATCGGATGTCGTGAAAGGCATGGACGCATTTCGCCGCCGCTGA
- a CDS encoding conserved exported protein of unknown function (Evidence 4 : Unknown function but conserved in other organisms; MaGe:77308834): MRILMSGLSTNILALLLPLTLLSCSGGSDATPGEIQQPSVQGPPPSAGLIWRHGNTLWRGQTDGSGQILLADEPAEITATVVSGTNVVYETPRVPPVFNGNDIWAVKTDGSDRHLVVHDPTHEIQLKDVIEPWVLYTYELHASAVPSSPSLASILLNGDSSSTLVAATGQGDLLHGPIYARQAGGRALIEFEGNYFSLLPDGSDLRQLTAYPPLIVPGNDPFTALLGIRGVVADKAIYATVRSPSSSTSPEGMPKLFTVPVRGGPTVKLGAGLKLESFGAVVDTRVAYNQCKLVALANLDIVPDQCDVFSVLSDGQGRVALTTTPYINYVQGAVGGQVIIRSSQRGGATDRLFSIPVSGGVETPLLLLSAHDDFVVGFVADRIILRRATGLWSLKADGSGLIQLTSNGFDWFSGSTGSFACFARGAFSQPDLWCVPADGSGAATSVALEAYFVSGL, encoded by the coding sequence ATGCGAATACTAATGAGCGGATTATCCACCAATATCCTCGCCCTGCTCTTGCCACTGACCCTTCTTAGTTGTAGCGGGGGTAGCGATGCTACGCCGGGGGAAATCCAACAACCTAGCGTGCAAGGGCCTCCACCTTCAGCCGGTCTGATATGGAGACATGGGAATACGCTTTGGCGGGGCCAGACCGATGGGAGTGGGCAGATCTTACTGGCCGATGAGCCCGCTGAGATTACTGCTACGGTGGTTTCTGGCACGAACGTGGTTTATGAGACTCCGCGGGTTCCACCCGTATTTAACGGGAACGACATTTGGGCGGTTAAAACCGATGGAAGTGACCGACATCTTGTTGTGCATGACCCTACTCATGAAATACAGCTCAAGGATGTGATTGAACCCTGGGTGCTGTACACGTATGAATTACATGCCTCTGCTGTTCCTTCGTCACCATCGCTCGCCAGCATTCTCCTTAATGGGGATTCGTCAAGCACTCTCGTGGCAGCCACTGGACAGGGCGACCTGTTACATGGACCCATCTATGCACGCCAAGCGGGGGGACGGGCACTGATTGAGTTTGAGGGAAATTATTTTAGCCTGCTTCCTGACGGCAGTGATCTCCGTCAATTAACGGCCTATCCTCCATTGATAGTCCCAGGCAACGATCCGTTTACGGCGTTACTGGGCATACGCGGAGTTGTGGCAGATAAAGCCATTTATGCCACCGTGCGCTCTCCATCCTCGTCTACATCGCCAGAGGGAATGCCGAAGTTATTCACCGTGCCAGTGCGTGGCGGGCCGACCGTGAAGTTAGGTGCTGGTCTCAAACTCGAAAGTTTTGGAGCGGTCGTAGACACCCGAGTGGCCTATAACCAGTGCAAACTCGTGGCATTAGCCAATTTAGACATCGTACCGGACCAATGCGATGTCTTCAGTGTGTTGAGTGACGGGCAAGGGAGAGTAGCACTGACAACTACGCCATATATTAATTACGTGCAGGGAGCCGTGGGAGGGCAGGTCATTATCCGGAGCAGTCAGCGTGGAGGGGCCACGGATAGACTCTTCAGTATCCCCGTAAGCGGTGGAGTTGAAACGCCCCTACTCCTACTTTCCGCTCACGATGACTTTGTGGTGGGATTCGTTGCGGATCGCATAATTCTCCGACGTGCCACGGGGCTTTGGAGCCTCAAGGCGGATGGGAGTGGGCTGATCCAGTTAACGAGCAATGGGTTCGATTGGTTCAGTGGATCGACGGGCTCGTTTGCCTGTTTTGCGCGTGGAGCCTTTAGCCAGCCAGATCTGTGGTGCGTGCCTGCGGATGGTAGCGGGGCGGCCACGTCCGTGGCATTGGAGGCGTATTTTGTGAGTGGTTTGTAA
- a CDS encoding N-acetyltransferase domain-containing protein (MaGe:77308833): MNMAIRLVEPQSAEDWCAARQLVEEYIGSLDMDLSFQNIGHELEHFSAEYALPSGAFILAQEGLNYLGCVGVRKFSDGVGEVKRLYVRSMARGQGVGRLLAGGVLVRAKMLGYRRLLLDTLPAMNAAQTLYQSLGFKPTSPYRFNPVLGTKYLELTLS, from the coding sequence ATGAATATGGCTATTCGCTTGGTTGAACCACAATCCGCCGAAGACTGGTGTGCGGCTCGTCAGCTCGTCGAGGAGTATATTGGCTCTTTGGATATGGATTTGTCGTTCCAGAACATCGGCCATGAACTGGAGCATTTCTCGGCGGAGTATGCTCTTCCTTCGGGAGCCTTTATCTTGGCTCAGGAAGGGCTCAATTATCTAGGTTGTGTCGGTGTGCGAAAATTCTCTGATGGCGTCGGGGAAGTCAAGCGGCTCTATGTGCGCTCTATGGCGCGAGGTCAAGGGGTAGGGCGATTACTTGCTGGCGGAGTCTTAGTCCGGGCCAAGATGTTAGGTTATCGTCGTCTGCTCTTGGATACGTTGCCAGCCATGAATGCGGCACAAACGCTATATCAGTCATTGGGGTTCAAGCCCACCAGCCCCTATCGGTTTAACCCAGTGCTAGGCACTAAGTACTTGGAGTTGACGCTGTCATGA
- a CDS encoding hypothetical protein (Evidence 5 : Unknown function; MaGe:77308831), whose translation MEEFARRHSSCAQGMEAERTIANFREGRQRCLVQEDRPIDNIDAERVSVIIRRVLGRCRLCEWVGFLYFGIIRREWP comes from the coding sequence TTGGAAGAGTTTGCCCGTCGGCATTCATCTTGCGCGCAGGGCATGGAGGCGGAGCGCACGATAGCAAACTTCAGAGAGGGGAGGCAACGCTGTTTGGTCCAAGAGGATCGGCCCATTGACAATATTGATGCCGAGCGAGTAAGCGTTATCATCCGAAGAGTGTTAGGACGGTGCCGGTTGTGCGAGTGGGTCGGCTTTTTATATTTCGGAATAATAAGGAGAGAATGGCCATGA
- a CDS encoding Paraquat-inducible protein B (MaGe:77308826), translating into MDIRNLPEARPQRTWGWSARLVWIVPILAAAVAGWLMIKGIMEKGPTITITFKTAEGLEARKTKVAYKNVDIGQVKTIEVSDDLSKVIVTVELDKSMTPYLVEDTRFWVVRPRVAGGQVSGLMTLFSGSHIGVDIGHSTTPRQDFEGLEVAPLVTGDVPGRQFVLRAETLGSLEVGSPVFFRQEAVGKVIAHEVDQDGQGVTFKIFVDKPYDRYITTNTRFWNASGVDVSLNATGVKVDMQSLVSLLIGGVTFEMPPGAELDQPAAAGQEFRLAATREEAMKHQDLIVERFVMYFPHSLRGLTVGAPVDFRGIIVGEVKSMNVETDESNTVFRFPVEVELYPSRLVAMMKHASPDFLESDQQRLRTRWDQVVANGFRAQLGVGSLLTGQLYVALDFFPGAAPAKMDWAHDPPAIPTVPGLTEEIQKLVVHLSKALRTFPFEGIGTDFRTALQALTKTLEKGDRFIEQFQDDVTPEIKQTLDDLRHTLKVAERTLEDGSPTQVELQNTLRELGRTAESLRLLSDYLERHPEALLRGKKEGAQ; encoded by the coding sequence ATGGACATTCGTAATCTTCCGGAGGCTCGACCCCAACGCACCTGGGGATGGTCTGCGCGGCTTGTCTGGATTGTGCCGATCCTTGCGGCCGCTGTCGCCGGCTGGCTCATGATCAAAGGCATCATGGAGAAGGGGCCTACGATCACCATCACATTCAAAACGGCCGAAGGGCTCGAAGCGCGAAAAACGAAGGTCGCATACAAAAATGTGGACATTGGGCAAGTCAAAACGATTGAGGTCAGCGACGATCTTAGCAAGGTGATTGTCACGGTCGAATTGGATAAGAGCATGACGCCGTATTTGGTCGAGGACACGCGGTTTTGGGTTGTGCGACCGCGCGTCGCCGGAGGGCAAGTCTCGGGCCTCATGACGCTTTTTTCTGGCTCTCATATCGGCGTCGATATCGGGCATTCCACCACCCCGAGGCAGGATTTTGAGGGATTGGAGGTTGCGCCTCTTGTGACGGGAGACGTGCCTGGCCGGCAGTTCGTACTTCGCGCTGAAACGCTTGGGTCGCTGGAAGTCGGGTCCCCCGTGTTTTTTCGCCAAGAAGCCGTGGGGAAAGTGATTGCGCATGAAGTGGATCAGGACGGGCAAGGCGTCACGTTTAAGATTTTTGTCGACAAGCCCTATGACCGGTATATCACGACGAATACTCGGTTTTGGAATGCCAGCGGGGTCGATGTTTCGCTCAATGCCACGGGCGTGAAAGTCGATATGCAATCGCTCGTGTCCCTTTTGATCGGCGGCGTGACGTTTGAAATGCCGCCTGGAGCCGAATTGGACCAGCCCGCGGCGGCGGGGCAGGAGTTTCGCCTCGCGGCGACGCGGGAAGAAGCGATGAAGCATCAGGATTTGATCGTGGAACGTTTCGTGATGTATTTCCCGCATTCCTTGCGAGGGTTGACGGTCGGGGCTCCCGTGGACTTTCGGGGCATCATCGTTGGAGAAGTCAAATCCATGAATGTGGAAACGGACGAGTCGAATACCGTGTTTCGGTTTCCTGTCGAGGTGGAACTCTATCCCAGCCGGTTGGTGGCGATGATGAAGCATGCCTCGCCAGATTTTCTGGAGAGCGACCAGCAGCGCCTGCGTACGCGCTGGGACCAAGTCGTAGCGAATGGGTTTCGCGCGCAATTGGGAGTGGGGAGTTTGCTGACCGGTCAATTATACGTGGCCTTGGACTTTTTCCCTGGGGCCGCGCCCGCGAAGATGGACTGGGCGCACGATCCGCCGGCCATCCCGACGGTGCCGGGCCTCACCGAAGAGATTCAGAAACTGGTCGTGCATTTATCGAAAGCGCTTCGCACGTTCCCGTTTGAAGGGATTGGGACGGATTTCAGGACCGCGCTTCAGGCCTTGACCAAGACGCTTGAAAAGGGCGACCGTTTTATTGAGCAGTTCCAAGATGACGTGACTCCGGAGATCAAGCAGACGCTCGACGACTTGCGCCACACCTTGAAAGTGGCCGAGCGCACACTCGAAGATGGATCGCCGACACAGGTGGAATTGCAGAACACCTTGAGGGAGTTGGGACGGACCGCGGAATCCCTCCGGTTGTTGTCGGATTATCTTGAACGGCATCCGGAAGCGCTGCTGCGCGGCAAGAAGGAAGGTGCGCAATGA
- a CDS encoding conserved exported protein of unknown function (Evidence 4 : Unknown function but conserved in other organisms; MaGe:77308830) has protein sequence MAMMKCASLLFVAVLLAPVAVMAEGGGVSDANMEILKEKLKADKKLLIAGNMDLTEAEAKQFWPIYESYQADLKDLNDRLGRTIMTYAQGYEEGKGHITEDMAQQLLNEYLAVEDTEAKLRRTYADKVGKVLPATKTARYLQMESKIRTLLRFELAQQIPLVY, from the coding sequence ATGGCCATGATGAAATGCGCGAGTCTTCTATTTGTCGCGGTGTTGCTTGCACCGGTTGCGGTGATGGCGGAAGGCGGTGGCGTGTCTGATGCCAACATGGAGATTTTGAAAGAAAAACTCAAAGCCGACAAAAAATTGCTGATCGCTGGAAACATGGATCTCACCGAAGCGGAGGCCAAGCAGTTTTGGCCCATCTACGAGTCTTATCAAGCCGACCTCAAGGATCTGAATGACCGCCTCGGTCGGACGATTATGACCTATGCGCAGGGCTACGAAGAGGGGAAGGGGCATATCACCGAAGACATGGCCCAGCAGCTTTTGAACGAATATCTTGCCGTCGAAGACACGGAAGCCAAGTTGCGGCGCACGTATGCGGATAAAGTCGGAAAGGTGCTGCCGGCGACAAAAACCGCGCGGTATCTGCAAATGGAAAGCAAAATCCGCACGCTGTTAAGGTTCGAACTGGCGCAGCAAATCCCCCTCGTCTACTGA
- a CDS encoding Transcriptional regulatory protein ZraR (MaGe:77308824), which produces MTEEWGAVLVVDDDAEMRELVFDVLKDRGHQISTAGSGQEALKLLAEEDFAVVLTDLRMKGMLGTELLLEIKRLYPDIGVILMTAFGSVETAVEAMKRGASDYLTKPVKTEEIIRVVERAVRESALRREVGRLRKEVHKEYSFHHILGKSKAIQAVFDLIRRVADSPTNVLITGESGTGKELVAKAIHYNSDRKDAPFVPVNCAAIPEQLLESELFGHMRGAFTDAKTDKRGLFEEAQKGTLFLDEISELPIMLQAKLLRAIQEKDIRRVGATKPIAVDVRIIAATNLHLAEEVKAKRFRDDLFYRLNVIEVMLPPLRDRREDIPILVEEFLKKCAEARNKEVKGVGESALAMLMDYNWPGNVRELENVVERAVTLNRGEKISPDDLPQAVQGARGDRRVLDEAAEKMLPLQEIEREYIKKILDKTGGNKYQAAQALGIDRKTLYRKLSEIEEAKTHE; this is translated from the coding sequence ATGACGGAAGAATGGGGCGCGGTACTGGTCGTTGACGACGATGCCGAGATGCGCGAACTGGTGTTCGACGTGCTCAAGGATCGCGGACATCAGATTTCGACGGCGGGAAGCGGGCAGGAGGCGCTGAAACTCCTGGCCGAGGAAGATTTCGCCGTGGTGCTGACCGACTTGCGCATGAAGGGGATGCTCGGCACGGAATTGCTGCTTGAGATCAAGCGGCTGTATCCCGATATTGGCGTCATTCTCATGACTGCCTTCGGGTCCGTCGAAACGGCGGTCGAAGCGATGAAGCGAGGCGCGAGCGACTATCTGACGAAGCCGGTGAAGACCGAGGAGATTATTCGAGTGGTCGAGCGCGCGGTGCGCGAATCCGCGTTGCGGCGGGAAGTCGGCCGGCTCCGGAAGGAAGTGCATAAGGAGTACAGTTTTCATCACATCCTCGGGAAGAGCAAAGCGATCCAGGCGGTCTTCGACCTGATCCGCCGCGTCGCGGATAGCCCCACCAATGTGCTGATCACCGGCGAAAGCGGAACGGGAAAAGAGCTGGTGGCGAAAGCTATTCACTATAATAGCGATCGCAAGGATGCGCCGTTCGTGCCGGTCAATTGCGCTGCGATTCCCGAGCAGCTGCTGGAAAGCGAGTTGTTCGGCCATATGCGCGGGGCCTTCACGGATGCCAAGACGGATAAGCGCGGCCTGTTTGAAGAGGCGCAAAAGGGCACGTTGTTTCTCGATGAAATCAGCGAGCTGCCGATTATGCTGCAAGCCAAACTCTTGCGGGCCATTCAAGAAAAGGACATCCGCCGGGTCGGCGCCACAAAGCCGATCGCCGTCGATGTGCGGATTATTGCCGCGACCAATTTGCATCTTGCGGAAGAGGTGAAGGCGAAGCGGTTTCGCGACGATTTGTTCTACCGGCTCAATGTCATTGAAGTGATGCTGCCGCCGTTGCGGGATCGCCGGGAAGATATTCCCATTCTGGTGGAAGAGTTCTTGAAGAAATGCGCCGAGGCCCGGAACAAGGAAGTCAAAGGAGTCGGTGAATCGGCGCTGGCGATGTTGATGGACTACAACTGGCCAGGCAATGTCCGCGAGTTGGAAAATGTGGTGGAGCGGGCGGTGACGCTCAATCGCGGCGAAAAAATCTCGCCGGACGATCTGCCCCAGGCGGTGCAGGGCGCCCGCGGAGACCGGCGGGTGCTCGACGAAGCGGCGGAAAAGATGCTGCCGCTGCAGGAGATCGAACGAGAGTACATCAAGAAGATCCTCGACAAGACCGGCGGGAATAAATATCAGGCCGCGCAGGCCTTGGGCATCGACCGGAAAACCCTCTATCGCAAGCTTAGCGAGATTGAAGAAGCGAAGACGCACGAGTAG
- a CDS encoding conserved exported protein of unknown function (Evidence 4 : Unknown function but conserved in other organisms; MaGe:77308838) produces the protein MRQLTPWLGLCFLALTACAELKQPLQLLGLPAPAGLTQEQIAAGLKEALRVGTEHATALTGKPDGFYRNSSIKISMPEQLQAFEKGLRVFGFGPQVDEFVLSMNRAAERAAPQATDIFAGVIAQMTFTDAQQILSGSDQAATEYFKAKTSAQLTAAFRPHVERAMNQVGVTRQYKELVQHFRSIPFPKTEIVDLDQYVVGKGLDGLFLMLGQEEQAIRKNPAARVTDLLKQVFGKPS, from the coding sequence GTGCGGCAACTGACTCCCTGGCTAGGCCTGTGCTTCTTGGCACTCACAGCCTGCGCCGAACTCAAGCAACCGCTTCAGCTCCTTGGACTTCCCGCGCCGGCGGGCCTCACGCAGGAACAAATCGCCGCCGGACTCAAAGAGGCCCTGCGCGTCGGAACCGAACATGCCACCGCCCTCACGGGAAAACCGGACGGATTCTACCGGAATTCATCGATCAAGATTTCGATGCCGGAACAGTTGCAGGCGTTTGAGAAAGGCCTGCGCGTCTTCGGCTTCGGCCCGCAAGTCGATGAGTTTGTGCTGAGCATGAATCGCGCGGCGGAACGCGCGGCGCCGCAGGCCACGGATATTTTTGCGGGCGTCATCGCCCAGATGACGTTTACCGACGCGCAGCAGATTCTGTCTGGCTCCGACCAGGCCGCTACGGAATACTTCAAGGCCAAGACCTCGGCCCAGCTGACGGCCGCCTTCCGCCCGCATGTCGAACGAGCCATGAACCAAGTCGGCGTCACTCGTCAGTATAAAGAGCTTGTGCAGCATTTTCGGTCGATCCCCTTTCCTAAAACCGAGATCGTAGACCTCGATCAATATGTGGTGGGAAAAGGATTGGATGGGTTGTTTCTGATGCTCGGCCAGGAAGAACAGGCGATCAGGAAGAACCCCGCCGCTCGCGTGACCGACCTGCTCAAGCAAGTGTTTGGAAAACCATCCTGA
- a CDS encoding Paraquat-inducible protein A (MaGe:77308828), translating to MDVSELIACPDCDCLQRRVSLPLGGAAHCGRCDAVLYRSCRNGLQHTLAYAVAGLFLFLIANIYPIAGIDMQGHRQAASLYDAVSVLWQEGHAEVAVLVGLTTIVSPSIQIGLVLFLLVPLHFNYLIQGAVPVLRILEAVRPWSMMEVFFLGVLVSLFKLEQLAQVEIGIALWAFAAMVPILIVGGMTFDPDEVWAKVRALS from the coding sequence ATGGATGTCTCCGAATTAATCGCGTGTCCCGACTGCGATTGTCTTCAGCGGCGAGTGTCATTGCCGCTCGGCGGCGCGGCCCACTGCGGCCGATGCGATGCCGTTCTCTATCGCTCGTGCCGGAACGGCCTTCAACATACCTTGGCGTATGCGGTGGCCGGGTTGTTTCTATTCCTGATCGCGAATATCTATCCCATCGCAGGCATTGACATGCAGGGCCATCGGCAGGCGGCGAGCCTGTATGACGCGGTTTCGGTGCTGTGGCAGGAGGGGCATGCCGAGGTGGCGGTGCTGGTTGGTCTGACCACGATCGTCTCGCCGAGCATTCAAATTGGACTGGTGCTGTTTCTCCTGGTTCCCCTTCACTTCAACTATCTGATCCAAGGAGCGGTGCCGGTTTTGCGGATCTTGGAGGCCGTCCGTCCATGGAGCATGATGGAAGTCTTTTTCCTCGGCGTGCTCGTCTCGCTCTTCAAGCTGGAGCAACTGGCGCAGGTGGAGATCGGGATTGCGCTGTGGGCGTTTGCCGCGATGGTTCCGATCCTGATCGTCGGCGGGATGACGTTCGATCCGGATGAGGTTTGGGCGAAAGTGCGGGCGCTGTCATGA